From the Planktothricoides raciborskii GIHE-MW2 genome, the window AATACTCTGAATTTTTATATTCTGTAATTCGTGAATGTTAGTAAAAAAGCCAGTAGTAGCCGCAAAGCCAAACTTGAAGGTCTCAGGAATTAGGCCGTTATTCGCTGCCGTAAGCTGAAAATTGATTAACTGTTCACTCAAGTCGGTAAAAACTCCATTATTATTAAAGTCAATGGCAACGATGATGCGATTGTCGGTGGTTAACTCGATTTGAACGCTTCGTTTAATGGCATTAGAGCGAGTAATGTTTGACCCCGGAAAATCTAAAGTCTAAGCCGGGTTAGGCAGATTAATTGTTTTGAGGTCTGGAGTTCCGGCTAAGTATCGATATTGTGTACTTTGACTCCCACGAATTGCTACAGAATCAGGAATTCTTCCGGTAGCTATACCCCCGGCATTTGTGGATAAAGTTGGCGATCGCCCTACCCGCAATTCATTATCATTAGAAAAATTCCCAAATTCATCAAATCCAACGCCTAAATAGCCACCGACTAACCCTGGGATTAAAGTTGGATTCGTACTGGATGTTTGTTTTTGGGCATAGCCCAAAGACCCACCAAAAGCACCGGCAGTTGTAGGGGAAGCTGTACCATCAATCAGAAAGAAACTAAAGCCATCCCCCGCATAATTAGGGCTGCCACCATAAGCAAACAAATCAAATGTAATCTTTAAACCAGCCCCAGAAGGAAATGGGGTATTATTAATCGCAAACGCGGACTGAAATGTACTATTATTAGTTAATCTTAAAACTCCAAAACCCTCTGCATCTTGCCCAGTCCCTTCTAACCCAGGAAAACCAGGAATAAGCCCTGCCGGGGCTGCGGTCAATTTGGGTGGTTGCGATCTTAAACCACTACCAAATATCCACTCCCCTTGTGGGATACTTCCGTTAAAAATTTCAGCCACATAAGTAGCCGCTAAAATACCAGAGTAGGCTTGGATAATTGGCAATTCAAAAGCTAAACTATCGGGAATTTCGCCCGGTTTAAATTCTAATGCCCAATCGCCCCCAAGTTTGGCAGAACCAGTTAGGTTTTTCGAGGCGACAATCTTGGCATTGGTTAACGCCGCAAGCTGATATAAAAAGTCTTGGTTTTTTGGGTTAGACTCATTAGCTATTTGGCAGCCGATGAATTACGGCATTTTATGTCAGGAATTTTTGCCAATTTTGTAGGCGATCGCTGTATTGGTTTTTGCCGCACTTAACTGGGTTTTGCCTAGATGAATAAGAATAACTCCGGATCTGCCATGAGAAACGATATAAAGTGTATAAATGTACCGAATATTTGCCTTTTTTTAATG encodes:
- a CDS encoding DUF4347 domain-containing protein, giving the protein MGCQIANESNPKNQDFLYQLAALTNAKIVASKNLTGSAKLGGDWALEFKPGEIPDSLAFELPIIQAYSGILAATYVAEIFNGSIPQGEWIFGSGLRSQPPKLTAAPAGLIPGFPGLEGTGQDAEGFGVLRLTNNSTFQSAFAINNTPFPSGAGLKITFDLFAYGGSPNYAGDGFSFFLIDGTASPTTAGAFGGSLGYAQKQTSSTNPTLIPGLVGGYLGVGFDEFGNFSNDNELRVGRSPTLSTNAGGIATGRIPDSVAIRGSQSTQYRYLAGTPDLKTINLPNPA